GTGATCCACCCCGTGAAGTACGTGCGCGGCCTGGCCGAAGCGGTCGACGGCGACGGATCGCGGGTCTACGAAGGCAGCCGGGTCCAGGGCGTCGAGGACGGCAGGCCGTGCCGCGTCCACACCGACCGGGGCACGGTCGTCGCCGAACGCGTGGTGATCGCCACGCACTACCCGATCCTGGACCGCGGCCTCTACTTCGCGCGCCTAGAGCCCGTGCGGGCGTACTGCATCGCCGCACGCCTCCGGTCCGGCACGCCTCCGACCGGTCTGGCGATCAGCGCCGGCAGCCCGTCGTGGTCGCTGGCGCGGCACGGCGACCTGCTGATCGTCGCCGGGCGCAGTCACCCGACCGGCTCGTCCGAAGGCGACCCGTACGGCGGGCTGATCGCGTTCGCCGAACGGCACTGGGACGTCGCCGAGGTCACCCACCGCTGGTCGGCCCAGGACCCGACCTCCTACGACAACCTGCCGATGATCGGCTCGTACATGCCCGGCTCGACCACCCTGTACTGCGCGACGGGGTTCATGAAGTGGGGCCTGAGCAACGGCACCATGGCCGCCGAACTGCTGACGGACCTGGTGGTGGGCCGCGCGAACCGGCTCACGGCGACGTTCAGCCCGCACCGGCTCACCTTGGGCGCCACGCCGAAGCTTGCCAAGCTGAACGCGAAGGTCGCCGTGGACCTGGTCGGCGACCGGCTCCGGTCCGCCGAGGTCGGCTCGGTCGCGGACGTGCCGGTCGGCGCGGCGCGGGTGGTGCGGGACGGCACGGGCAAGGCCGGGGTGTACCGCGACGAGGCGGGCGGCGTGCACGGCGTGTCTTTGCGCTGCACGCACCTGGGCTGCATGGTGCGCTTCAACGACGCCGAGCGCAGCTGGGACTGCCCGTGCCACGGCTCCCGGTTCGACGTGGACGGCGCCGTGCTCGAAGGCCCGGCGACCAAGCCCTTGCCGCGGCGCGACCCGGCCTGATGACCGTGGGCGTCGAGGAGGAGTTCCTCCTCGTGGACCCGTCGACCCGCCATCCGGTGGCACGCGCCGGGGACGTCCTGGCACGAGTGCGGGGTCTGCCGCCGGGTGCGGAGGTCCACCGTGAGCTGAGCCGCGCGCAGGTGGAGTTCGCCAGCGGAGTGTGCGCGGACCTGGACGAGTTGCGCGACCAGCTCGTGACGGGACGCCGTGTGTTGGCCGATGCCGCCTACTCCGAAGGACTGCGGCTGATCCCGTCCGGCTCACCGGTGTTCGCCGACCCGGACCCGGGGTTGAGCGAGGGGGAGAGGTTCGAGCGGATCGAGGCGATGTACCGCGGCCAGGTGGACGACTACCAGTGCTGCGGCTGTCACGTCCACGTCGGTGTGCCCGACCGGGAGACGGCGGTGCGCGTGGTGAACCACCTGCGGCCGTGGCTGCCGACGCTGCTGGCGTTGGGAGCCAACTCGCCGTTCGTCCGGGGCCGGGACACCGGGTACGCGAGCTGGCGGATGATCGACCAGGCGGGGTTCCCGGGTTCGGGCGTGCCGCCGTTCTTCCGCACGGCCGCCGACCACGACCTCCGCGTCACCCAGCTGATGGCCTGTGGCGCGCTGGTCGACGCGGCCATGACGTTCTGGCTGGCCCGGCCGTCACCGCGGTACCCGACTGTCGAGGTTCGTGCCGCCGACACCGTGGCGACGGTCGACGACGCTGTGCTCCAGGCCGGTCTGACGAGAGCGCTCGTGGACGCCGCGCTCGCCGGGGGAACCGCTCCGGACCTGGACGACCAGGTGTTGGCGGCGGCGGTGTGGTCGGCCGCCCGGTACGGCCTCACCGGTCCGGGCGTCGACCCGTTCGCCGCACGCCAAGTGCCCGCGGTCGAGTTGGTGGAGGCGTTGCTGGAGCACGTGTCGGACGCGCTCGGCGACGACCGTGACCGGGTTCGGAAGCTCGTGCGGGGCGTCCTGGAGAACGGGACGGGTGCGGAACGGCAGCGCCGCGCCGGATCACCGGAAGCGGCCGTCGATCTGCTCGCGTGCACGGGCGTCCGAGCGGGTAGTCCACCGTCATGACCACTGCGGATCCGGCCGTTCACCAAGCCGTGCTGCCCACGCCGCGCGGCCCCGTGTCCGCTGCCGTCGTCGAAGCTCTGCGCGCCGGTCCGCCGGCCGACCTGCCGTCGCACGTGTCGGCCGACCCGTACGGCGAAGACCTGCAACTGGCCCTGCACGTCTGCTACGAGCTGCACTACCAGGGCTTCACGGGGGTGTCGGACGAGTGGGAGTGGGATCCGGAGCTGCTGCGGTTCCGCGCCACGCTGGAGCAGGTGTTCCTCGACGCGCTGCGGCACGACGTGCCCGGCGGTGTGGACGTCGGTGGTGTGCTGGACGAACTGCTGGTCGAGCCGGTCGACGCCGTCGGTGTGAGCCACTACCTCCGTGATCAGGGGGAGTGGTGGCAGATGCGCGAATACCTGGCGTTGCGCTCGGTCTACCACCTCAAGGAGGCCGACCCGCACGCGTGGGTCATCCCGCGCCTGCGCGGCCGGGCGAAGGCGGCGCTGGTGGCGGTCGAGTTCGACGAGTTCGGCGGCGGGCGCGGTGACCGGATGCACTCGCGGCTGTTCGCGGACCTGCTCGTCGGCGCCGGTCTGGACGACGGCTACCTGCGCTACCTGGACCACGTGCCCGCCGAGATGGTGGCGACGGTGAACCTGATGTCGTTGTGCGGCCTGCACCGGTCGCTGCGTGGCGCCCTGGTGGGCCACTTCGCCGCCGCCGAGATCACCACCGCGCCCAGTGCCGCGCGGATGGCGAAGGCGCTGGAGCGGCTGGACGCGCACCCGGACTGCGTCGAGTTCTTCACCGAGCACATCGAGGCGGACGCGGTGCACGAGCAGGTGATGCGGCGGGACGTGATCGGCGACCTGCTGGCCCGTGAGCCGGGGCTGGCCGAATCCGTGGTGTTCGGCGTGCAGGCCACGGAGTTGCTGGAACAACGGCTGGGTGAGCACCTGCTGGGCGCGTGGACGGCGGGACGCTCGGCGTTGCTCCTACCGCTGTAAAGCTCCGGCCGCTGCAAACGCGGGAGAACCGCTCAACCAGAGGAGATCCGTCAACGACGCTTGCGGTGGCTGGTGTCGCACAACGGATAGCGCTTGCTGCGCCGGCACGCGCACACGGCGACGACGAAACGGTCCGAGCACACCACCGTCCCGTCGTCCAGCCGCAGTTCGACCGGCCCTTCCACCAGGACCGGTCCGCCGGGCACGACCGTCACCACCCGGGCTTCACGCGGCGTCGGCACGGATCACCACCAGTTCCTCGTGTT
This is a stretch of genomic DNA from Saccharothrix ecbatanensis. It encodes these proteins:
- a CDS encoding CDGSH iron-sulfur domain-containing protein, which codes for MPTPREARVVTVVPGGPVLVEGPVELRLDDGTVVCSDRFVVAVCACRRSKRYPLCDTSHRKRR
- a CDS encoding FAD-dependent oxidoreductase; its protein translation is MTEATTTARHSLWSEAIPHGRFPALTGETAVDVAVVGGGITGITTALLLKRAGLRVAVVEADRVGSGVSGNNTAKVTALQSTVYSTIERKHNAEVASDYAHGNMAAVKRVAALVSEERLDCDLHRMPAYTLAFDERELAAVEEEGTAGIKAGLPLSRDRGELMGVPFPVAGAVRLDDQLVIHPVKYVRGLAEAVDGDGSRVYEGSRVQGVEDGRPCRVHTDRGTVVAERVVIATHYPILDRGLYFARLEPVRAYCIAARLRSGTPPTGLAISAGSPSWSLARHGDLLIVAGRSHPTGSSEGDPYGGLIAFAERHWDVAEVTHRWSAQDPTSYDNLPMIGSYMPGSTTLYCATGFMKWGLSNGTMAAELLTDLVVGRANRLTATFSPHRLTLGATPKLAKLNAKVAVDLVGDRLRSAEVGSVADVPVGAARVVRDGTGKAGVYRDEAGGVHGVSLRCTHLGCMVRFNDAERSWDCPCHGSRFDVDGAVLEGPATKPLPRRDPA
- a CDS encoding iron-containing redox enzyme family protein, encoding MTTADPAVHQAVLPTPRGPVSAAVVEALRAGPPADLPSHVSADPYGEDLQLALHVCYELHYQGFTGVSDEWEWDPELLRFRATLEQVFLDALRHDVPGGVDVGGVLDELLVEPVDAVGVSHYLRDQGEWWQMREYLALRSVYHLKEADPHAWVIPRLRGRAKAALVAVEFDEFGGGRGDRMHSRLFADLLVGAGLDDGYLRYLDHVPAEMVATVNLMSLCGLHRSLRGALVGHFAAAEITTAPSAARMAKALERLDAHPDCVEFFTEHIEADAVHEQVMRRDVIGDLLAREPGLAESVVFGVQATELLEQRLGEHLLGAWTAGRSALLLPL
- a CDS encoding carboxylate-amine ligase; this encodes MTVGVEEEFLLVDPSTRHPVARAGDVLARVRGLPPGAEVHRELSRAQVEFASGVCADLDELRDQLVTGRRVLADAAYSEGLRLIPSGSPVFADPDPGLSEGERFERIEAMYRGQVDDYQCCGCHVHVGVPDRETAVRVVNHLRPWLPTLLALGANSPFVRGRDTGYASWRMIDQAGFPGSGVPPFFRTAADHDLRVTQLMACGALVDAAMTFWLARPSPRYPTVEVRAADTVATVDDAVLQAGLTRALVDAALAGGTAPDLDDQVLAAAVWSAARYGLTGPGVDPFAARQVPAVELVEALLEHVSDALGDDRDRVRKLVRGVLENGTGAERQRRAGSPEAAVDLLACTGVRAGSPPS